A genomic stretch from Algoriphagus halophilus includes:
- a CDS encoding ABC transporter permease, with amino-acid sequence MFTNYLKVAWRNLVRSKWAGVINILGLAIGITASLLLFMVVQYEMSFDKFQSHYNEIYRVVSKDKYPDGYDYNPGVNNPVPDAIAADNLPFGEVVPVKSAYNTQVNIYKDATEVGIPDKYEIDYTFYTTPDFADLFDLEFASGNIQSLSEPNKIILTKTTAAKFFDNWELAENKTLDFSSGLKLTVGGIVEDIPDNSNMFFDMLVSYQTVRSNPRIFDHDLESWGSLGSDNQLYVSLAEHTDVASAQAALDGFTKKNFEGRGNSEKSLILQPYKDIHFDQQYGSISGSVTRLSTVNTLVIIGLFILVMASINFVNLATSRAIGKGKEIGVRKVMGSSKAQIIFQSFGETFLSVLIAALIGVMGATLLLPFLSLIADVPEKMDFFQPVVLIFIGILIVALTLLSGFYPALVISKFKPIHALKSKFHQSQVGGVSIRKALVVVQFTIAQILMISTIIAIQQMNMVQDADLGFTKDHVYYIEVPFDSEDERRIEYFKQELLSNPSVVSASLASDVPASDNNSLFNFYFDGKSEDVPFPAFAKFGDEKYFETYGIEFVAGGPYQASDTIREVVINETMAKRLLIEDPNDAIGKQFRLGIMREWATITGVIKDFTVNSLRDEIRQLVIAPKKDFYHVVGLKLDQNASLASIADLEQSFEKTYPEQIYHGYFLDESIQEFYESEQKLALLFKIFAAISILISGIGLYGLVSFMISQKVKEIGIRKVLGASVSQITFLLTREYFLMVLLAFFIAVPIAYWMMERWLENFAFKIPFSTGLFVVVMICSLLITGLTVGSKAIRSALANPVDSLSDE; translated from the coding sequence ATGTTTACAAATTATTTGAAAGTTGCTTGGAGAAATCTGGTCCGAAGCAAATGGGCAGGTGTAATCAATATTCTTGGTTTAGCCATAGGGATTACTGCATCCCTTTTACTTTTTATGGTAGTACAATATGAAATGAGTTTTGATAAGTTTCAAAGTCATTACAATGAAATTTATCGCGTCGTTTCTAAGGACAAATACCCGGATGGATACGATTACAATCCCGGGGTCAATAACCCTGTACCAGATGCCATCGCTGCAGACAACTTGCCTTTTGGAGAAGTGGTGCCAGTAAAATCTGCCTACAACACCCAAGTGAATATCTATAAAGATGCAACTGAAGTTGGGATTCCTGACAAATATGAAATTGACTATACCTTCTATACCACTCCGGATTTTGCGGATCTTTTTGATCTGGAATTTGCTTCGGGCAACATCCAAAGCCTTTCAGAACCCAATAAAATAATCCTTACTAAAACGACAGCAGCCAAGTTTTTTGACAACTGGGAATTGGCTGAAAACAAAACCTTAGATTTTTCCAGCGGCTTGAAATTAACTGTTGGAGGGATCGTGGAAGATATTCCGGATAATAGCAATATGTTTTTTGACATGCTGGTTTCCTACCAGACAGTGAGATCCAATCCAAGGATTTTTGATCATGATTTAGAGTCCTGGGGCAGTTTGGGAAGCGATAATCAATTGTATGTGAGCTTGGCAGAGCATACAGATGTCGCGAGTGCTCAAGCCGCTTTGGATGGTTTTACCAAGAAGAATTTTGAGGGGAGAGGGAATTCAGAAAAGTCTTTGATCTTACAGCCTTACAAAGACATTCACTTTGACCAACAATATGGAAGCATCAGCGGCAGTGTGACCCGATTGTCCACCGTCAACACCTTGGTGATCATCGGATTGTTTATTCTGGTTATGGCTTCCATTAATTTTGTGAACTTGGCCACTTCCCGTGCCATTGGTAAAGGGAAAGAAATTGGGGTAAGAAAAGTCATGGGAAGTTCCAAAGCCCAGATAATTTTTCAATCATTTGGAGAAACTTTTCTGTCTGTGTTGATTGCAGCTTTGATAGGTGTGATGGGAGCCACCTTATTACTTCCTTTTTTAAGCCTGATCGCCGATGTTCCTGAGAAGATGGATTTCTTCCAACCTGTCGTCCTGATATTCATCGGAATTTTGATAGTAGCTTTGACTTTACTTTCCGGGTTTTATCCCGCCTTGGTGATTTCTAAATTTAAGCCCATTCATGCGCTGAAAAGCAAATTCCACCAAAGTCAGGTGGGAGGAGTATCGATTAGGAAAGCTTTGGTAGTAGTCCAATTCACCATCGCACAGATCCTGATGATCAGCACGATCATTGCCATTCAACAAATGAACATGGTTCAGGATGCAGACTTGGGTTTCACCAAGGATCATGTCTATTACATTGAAGTGCCATTTGATTCAGAGGATGAACGGAGAATTGAATATTTCAAGCAGGAATTACTTAGCAATCCAAGCGTAGTCTCCGCAAGCTTGGCTTCGGATGTTCCAGCTTCTGATAATAATAGCCTGTTTAATTTTTATTTTGACGGAAAGTCAGAAGACGTGCCTTTTCCTGCTTTTGCAAAGTTTGGGGATGAAAAGTATTTTGAAACCTATGGGATTGAATTCGTAGCTGGAGGTCCCTATCAGGCTAGCGACACCATTCGGGAGGTTGTAATTAATGAAACCATGGCCAAGCGCTTACTGATTGAAGATCCAAATGATGCGATCGGCAAGCAGTTTAGGCTGGGCATTATGAGAGAGTGGGCCACCATTACTGGAGTGATCAAAGATTTTACCGTTAACTCCCTGCGCGATGAAATCAGACAGCTGGTCATTGCTCCGAAGAAGGATTTTTACCATGTTGTGGGGTTGAAATTGGACCAAAACGCATCCTTGGCAAGCATTGCTGATTTGGAGCAGTCCTTTGAAAAAACCTATCCTGAGCAAATCTATCATGGGTATTTCTTGGATGAATCCATTCAGGAATTCTATGAAAGTGAGCAGAAATTAGCTTTACTATTCAAGATTTTTGCTGCCATCTCCATCCTGATTTCCGGCATAGGCCTTTATGGACTGGTTTCTTTTATGATCAGCCAAAAAGTAAAGGAGATCGGTATTCGCAAAGTGTTGGGAGCTTCCGTTTCCCAGATTACATTCTTATTGACAAGAGAGTATTTCTTAATGGTTCTTTTAGCCTTTTTTATAGCAGTTCCAATTGCTTATTGGATGATGGAGCGATGGCTGGAAAATTTTGCCTTTAAAATTCCATTTTCAACAGGACTCTTTGTGGTGGTCATGATTTGTTCGCTGTTGATTACAGGTTTAACAGTAGGATCCAAAGCCATCAGGTCCGCCTTGGCGAATCCGGTGGATAGTTTATCGGATGAATAG